ACAAAAAAACAGGGTCTCGTTACCACATAGAAAAGGTGCTGTATAGATATACACAGAGCTGCAATTCTTCTATTCTAAGTGCTATGGTTCACACTGGTCTTCTGTGCATAAAGAACCGGGTTAGACAGACCTGCATGAACCTAATGCAAACAATgccagacactttttttttttttcttcatcttgtTGAAAAGTAGTTTTCTTTCAATTTTGGGTAAAGGAAAGTTGTCTGGgtcacagtcttttttttttaatttagtcgttgccaattagttttttttttattattttctccccaatttgaaatgcccaattatttttaggctcagctcaccgctaccacccctgcgctgactcgggaggggcgaagatgaacacacactgtcctccgaagcgtgtgccgtcagccgcccgcttctttacactctgcagactcaccgtgcagccgcctcagagctacagcgtcggaggacaacgcagctctcgggcagcttacaggcaagcccgcaggcgcccggccagactacaggggtcgctggtgtgcgatgagccgaggacaccctggccgacctaaccctccctccccccggacgacgctcagccaattgagccccgccccctgggagctcccgtccacggtcggctgtggaatagcctggactcgaaccggcgacgtccagactatagagcgcatcctgcactctagcgagtgcttttactggatgcgccactcgggagccccacggGTCACAGTCTTTTTGGTTCCTCTTTGCAGTTTCATTTCACTTCATATTGCTGGAGCCTGGTGACTGGAGTCCATGGGGATTTGCAGCTCACACACTCTTacatacattcacacacacacacacacacacacacacacacacacacacacacacacaggcacgctctctctcacacacactcacacactctgcTCGTTAGTACCGATGAGACTGGTGTGAATACTGAGAGCTCTGCTGAGATGAAGATGAGTATCCCATAGTACTCTGGGACTGTGATGACCCCTGGACATTGCTTTGGTAACCCAGACGGGAACTTGAGTGCTGGGAAAACAAAGATAAATGCATCATTTAGTACCTGCTGCTCGGGAACATTTGAAGGTTGCCATTcatgtgtttgtgttacatgttccttctgctatttttaaaatcagttcaaTGATGCAGACCAAACTGGACTGCATccctatggccaaaagttttgcaaaaaaactatatgaacataaatttagatattttatttaacataatgtgatcaaagaaactacaaaatgatatcgcaaaagtctactggaagtcataacagtagtacagtatttcatgtaagatttcgaaatgtcacatttttaaatttgccaGTTTTTTGttacgtatatggaaaactacaaaggggtgtgtaattcaatatgttaaagtaacattattcagcaggtttcatttgactatgaAGCAATAGTAGTTAATTCTATGCTAAACTGTATAGCCAAAAGCAAGTTttccatgttttttctttttggggAAAAAACAACACCCACCATAGCGAAGTATTTTGTGATGTGGTTCTTAGCCCAAAGCCATTAAGAGTGATTTACACAGCATCAGCAGGAAACACAATGAGTcacataaaatacatgttttcatggATTGAATGCTTGTTCTCAGTAACACAAGGTTACATTCCTTCAACTTAAGTGATGACAAACAACTGGCCTGTAAAACACTGCAGAAATTCTTTAACTCTAGAAAAGATTCATCCTAATTGTCTAGcgtggtgtaaaaaaaaaaaagaaaaggtttacACACTAAACATAGCCCTTACATGCATGTCGTCTCCTCTTTGAGACAGAAAGACATATCAAGTCACCAAATGTACAGAAGTAAAAACTGTAGCACGTTGTACACTATACTGTCAGTGTCGCTCTGGATCATCTGGGTTATTTATAGCTCTGTTGAAAAATGACTTTGGATCAGCTCACAGCTGTCCATGTGCAGGCTCAGCCTCTTCTATAAATAGAGGCGCGCAATGCAAGGTGACAGATTACAACACCACACAAGGTTTCCAAGCATGTAAAGAGATTAATGACACCTGGGAAGTCCTGTCCTTTGACAAAGAGCCCACAGTGTGTCCGAATCCCTCTGTCCTGTTACAGTGACCGTGCGAGTACAAACCCTGTCTTGGAAAAAGTTGTCTTGTTCCTCTGATTTTATTACCCTGTAGCTACTGTAGGTCCCAAAGAATAAAATTAGAGAATTATTACCGATCGCTGTTTTCAAAAGCTGATAAAGTCAGCTGATGCTTTATTGTTTTAACAGAAACCAGGCTGCTCTTCATACTTCATGTTCTAGTTTATTTTTGTGCACCAGGGGGCACTGCATGTCTGTAATGATGTGAATTTATGCTGgtacaaaaatattatttttcagttaATTCTCCCTTTAAAAACTCTTTGGGATTAGTAATAAAATAGTAAGGTTTACAGCTAGAtgtactttgtattttttttttaaccctccaGTGTCTGGAATGTCTTTCACCCTTTTCACCTACTGTCCAGAGTCTTTCATTTTCACTTTTCTAGAATACTTGAGGAGCATGTCAACAACTATCATCTTCTGCAGTGAATTGTTTTACATTTCCTAAAGTAAAAGTTAACAGTCATGAATTTGCAAGGTTCTCTAAACAGAATGAGGGCTATCAGGTAGTGCTTGGGAAATACTCCAGTGTCCACTCTGTTATGTATTGTGTACCACCACAAGCCGTGATCCCGTTTCTGAGCAGAATACTGTGACTAATGTATTTGATTAAAAACATTCTTGACCTATTATGCTTTTGTCTCTTCTCTCATCATGCCACCTCAAGCATAGCTTGGCAGACTTTATATTAGACTTGGCCTGtacttcatgtttttgttttttttgcatacatgtTGTTTTAAGCCTAAATCTTCAGAGACCTGCCTGAATCACTCTGTGTCTATCTAGCATTTTTGTTTGTTACGGATGAACAGTATAAAGCAGACCTGGTATTCAGACTGCATGACGCCCGTGCCTGTGCTGGTTCCGGAGGGCCCGAGGCGAGGTTTCTTGTTGGGAGGCACCTGATCCTGGCTGTGCTGCAGCTCTGTCCCCGCTGTACCGCCCCCGGCTCCTGCTGTCCCGTTTGTCTGTGTGCTGCTCTGCTGCTGAGCCTGCACTGGGGCCGTCTGCTGCTGCTGGTTCTACACAGAAAGAAGATTGTATCGAGAGCTTCCTGTAGGTATATCAGCTACATGGAGAACTGAGCAACAAGCATTCCAACATGTCAATCAACAAAACAGTGCGCCACTTAAATGCAAAGCTGCCAGTCACAGTGTACGATAAAACAGTGCAGGTGCAGTGTGTCGGCACAGGATAGTTGCTACTACTTCACCTGGCATTCAATTCCATGCATTTTTGACAAATGCtttctaccttctgttctaaacttttacTCTGCTGCCATTTATAGCCCTTTTGTCCTTACCTCTCTGTTAAATGTGTAGAGatttgggttaactttatcaatACCATTTAGGGTTTTATAAACTTCAATTAAATTCTCCTCTTCTTTTTATAGCCGgaagaaattgaaatatttgaacCTGTCCTCATACAGTAGCTCATGCCAttgagtcctgggatcagcctagttgccacTTAACACTTAATTTAATGAGCTTGTTTATAAACAAAGCACCACAGCAAAGAATGCTGAAAGCAGTCAAACAGAGTGAGGAAAGAAGCTTACACTTCAATTGTGCACAGTGGAATACAGGTGCATGTGCTTGCAAGTACAAACGGTATTAACTGTAAGTgtacaatgctttattattgaTTGATATAGATATGTTTTTGCCCTagctgcaaaataataataataaataacaggaTCCAGGGTAGTTTTATTTACCACGAGTGAAAAGTGGGTGCCACTGAAAGTCCTGTTACAGTGGAACTGGTCAATTTAATCctcaataaaaattaaataaagagcTACTGATCTTTAACCTCTGCCTCAAAAAGAAATTATGTTACCAGTTTGGAAATGCTATTAAAAGCAAATGCCTTGGGGTTTTAATAATACCAGTAAATCATTATCGAACAGTATTTCTGGCACTCTTCAAACATCAGCTAAGAGGCTGAAGTGGGTTGCTGATAGCTCTCAGTTATCAAAATCCACAACGATGCACATCCCAATTTTGtctgtaattttatttaatttcttaacaGGGAGATAAGTCACTGCACAGCATAGCCTATTATTAGGCTTTCAAGCTGGCttaggaagcctattgttattgtaaagattttatttttttaggcttccaggcccataaggctgggaagcctattgttattgctaggattcttctgcttcttcttcttcggagttgctcgaaaactcaccagattcggtaggatggtagatgcttatgggaagatggaaaatgctGAAGAACTTATGTCGTAGGTCAATTAGTTTGGctgccatattggattgaaaaaaaacaattttgcctaaatgtaaaaattcgtCTTTCGAAAacaacttattgcagagtgctgaaagttagtatacttgttgagggatagtccaagataactggtgttcgtaagaagctaataggttgtgtggtatggcagCCATGCTGCATGATGTCAAAATCGCACGGTACAgatgtcataatcacaaactacaaagatctacttctcccaaaccgctagtctgattgaaacaaacccaatggcacatatgatcctagtgtggttgtctttaaaggttgTTCAAGGGACGTTGCTACAATAAGAAACATGGTTGggcacgttggatgacatcatcaacatacaaaactggctcaTAAGTCCTTATAGAGTGCAATtaaggtcatggttactatggaacacatatatgaacccatatatgctctatcagaAAATGTCCTTGCCTATGACCTCTGACCTCTGctaaaggtcaaatgcaaaacttgcttaTAACTCCTTTGAGAGTGCAGACAGTGTCATAGTTACTATTGAAAACATATATGAACCCATATAcactctatcaaaaaatgtcctTGCCCATGACCTTTGACTTCTCCTAAACGTCAAATGCAGCTAGCTtgtaactccttacagagtgcagatagggtaatgATTACAATGGAACACATATAcaaacccatatatgctctagtCAAAAAATGCCTTGATcgtgacctctccttaaggtcaaactGCCATAGTTTTGATCACTTATAAAATGTCATACACATATATACCAGATTATCAACAGTCAAAGGTTGTCATAGAAAAAAGCTGTTAATGTTCTGCAATCACAGATGTATTTACTCAAAAAAACCacactatttattttgtaaaagccATCTTCATTTCAGTATGCATTTAATTCAGAGAGTATATTAAATGAACTGGGACCTGCAAAAGAGAATAACCTTTCTTCTTCATTGTGGGCATTACAATGGGCTCGATCTGGAACACATTAAGGCATTGTACTTGTGCCATATATAAGATTACTGTGCATAAATCAGATGCACTACTGTATTCAGTTCTGTTACCTATGAGCTTCCATTGGCATCCAACCCAAAGATAGATAAAAATGACTCTGTTAATTTGAGAATACTTCATGTTTGATTCCTCCTGTTTTCCCTTTAAAAGAGTGGATTGTTTTATACAACCAGTAAAGACCTCATCTGAAAGCCTGCACCTAATGCAGGGATGCTGGAAGATGGAGGGAAGCCTGTTTAACCACATTGAATTATACACACGTACCCTTAGAATCCAGTGAATGCTGCTTACATTCacacacatagatagatagataagatagatagatagatagatatagacacAAAAAGAGGCGTGATTAATTCCTCTCTCAGTACATCTACAGGGAacaatggctaattgtatgtttAAATAGTATAACATTAAACAgtataacaatgtatttttttttaccttgtcaACCTTTTCTTCTGGTTcatcttcatttaaaaattctCTTTTAGGGTATGGGATTTGACAGCCAGCAAACACACTGTGTGCAGAGGAAAAAAGCAAGGTGAGCGGTATGCCCCACGCCCACCTCTCTTACACAAGTCCACGCACAGACACTTGCATACACATCCAGTCTTGGAGCTAGACATCCGAGTTTCCTATCAATATGAGAACCATGAACTCACAGAAGGAGTTTTTATTCAATGCAATTATCAGTTTCAATAAtcaaaaactgaacacaatagatTGGGTCCACTggtgcattttaaaacacacacacacacacacacacacgcaccaaaCAGACACAGACTACGCACATAGCATACACAGACACAAAAGGGTACCACTAAATATTAACATATTCGTTTCCCTCCTATTCAAAATTGTGGCACAGCACACAACGTGAATGAAAATGTAAGTGAGGCATGCAGGCGAGGTAATAGAGCCAGTGCGTACTCAGAAGCAGGTAAAGGGTCCTCTTGGAAGTATGGATCCTGCAGTGCCTGCTCCGAGGTGATCCTTTTCGTGGGATCCATAGTGAGCAGTTTTTGGAGCTGAAATATCAGACACAAGGAAAGTTAAGTAAGAAAAGCAGTAAGCAGACTGAttaaatacactgtatactgtatatgtaatacatttaatacatacCAGAAGAAAAACCTTGCTGTCAGGTTTTACTTTATGCTTCTCCATATATTTAATGAGGCTGCTGTTTGCATACCTGTGCAAGAAAAAACATATTACTTGAATTATGGAGTGAGATTTCAGCATTAAGCAACAGCGGTCTTCGATAATTGCATGCATTTGTTTACTGAAACTGTTAAATCCCATTTAATATTCGCACATTCATTGATATTTGATTAAATGGAAATCTTAAGATTAAAACCAGTGGGTTATGTGCTGTTTATGTCACATGCTCTAGACAAGACTAGAGTGAAGCATTAATCACGTCTTACAATTTAAAGAATTAAGTGAGATAGAGCGGCTGAAACAACCCGATCCTCTGTTTTGTGAACTCGGGTATCACAGCAAGGTGGTCAGAAATAAGCTGATCTCCACCCCCCCACCATAAAATTGATAGGACCACACAACAGCTAAAACCACAGAGACTAACTAACTCACGTTGTTCTCCTGAAGTCTTTCTGAAGCGTTGGGTATTCTGGCATTTTTCTGATATCTTCCCAGTCTTTATCTGGCAAAAAAGTGTACTGAATTAAATGCAAAACTACAAGCAAGCCCTAATTTATACACAAAGCTTAATGCTAACACATAAAGCACTATGATGCTGGGACCTAAGAGCATAATATTCATAGTAAAACAGTTACTCTTGAGATACAGTAGGGAGGACCATTTGAGTTCAGACAATTAAAAACAAGAGTAGCTTCTTAAGGCAGGTCTGAGATGCAGTTCAGTAAACAACATAGATGTAATCATGAGCAGGAAGCAAAAGCTAGACAGTCACTTTCCTGCAGAGACATACAACTCCTATTTCAGTACAATACCCAGGTTTTCAACTGACGTCTTTTACTTGTCTATCAATGCAGATACTAAAACAAAGCTACTGTAAGGATCACTCCACACACAGAGGTACTTGAATTCATTTTTAAAGGTGTAGTAAGAAGTAATGAAATTTTGCTTCGGGCCCAAGATCACGGACAGTTTTCTTGATGTTAATGGCTAGGTTTTTATCTGTTTGCAATTTAGCAGTCACATCAGTAATCTATTTCTCACTATGGTAAATGACGGTATCATCAGCATACAACGGAATATTAGCAAAGCTCCAAACAGTTGGCATGTCATTTAtaaaaacagagaacaaaagagGTTCTAGTATTGAGCCCTTGTGGAGGCCTTTTATAATTAAACAAGGAAGGGTGTGAGTAAATACCATTTCTGGCATACCCTGTTTTCTATCAGTAAGATAAGACTTCAACCACTTAATGGAATGTACCTGCCGGGAACCCCATGACACTGAAGATCCTGTCCAGCTGGTCGTGGTGAAAGGGGTTGCTTGTTTTGATGTCCTCTTGGCGACAGTGAAAGATTGGTTCTGACGTGAGAAGCTCAGCAAAGATACAACCAATCGCCCATATATCTgtatgagagagacagagaaaagccTTCAGGCATGTTCCATATATCTgtatgagagagacagagaaaagacCTTAGACATGTTGCTCAAGCAAGGGAAACAACAAGGGCCATAGTCACCCCGAGGTCTAGACATCGATCCTTAGAATCAAAAACTAAAAATGCATTTCCTTTGTCCAGAAACACTGTGCAGATTACCCTGATCAGGAAAGAAATGACGGGTCGACCTGTCAGAGGACAGCAGTCTACCAGATTGTTCCCTGTTTTAGCAGACGTTCACAGATACACGTGTCAGTGAGATGGTGTTGCATTGGTGTGCTCCCACACACTGGAATATCCCATGGCACCAAGTACCTACAAGATCTATTTTGGACCCATGCAATTTTCCATGTCACTAACAACTCCAGGTACAGCCTGCAAATGTATAACAATTTCAATCAAATAttgcattgatttaaaaatgtttcccCATCTAAATATAGTATTTAGTATCTGTTTTACCATCACCATTTACTTTTACAAACAAAGAGGACTGGGGAAAGCTAAGCTTCTTTATCAAAATGTGGACATCTTTAATCAGTGATTTAAATAAAAGGCGACATACTACATTGCAAGAAAAATTAACATGTATGAATATGTATGAAACAGATATTTATGTATGTTAGACAAATGAGCACATATCTATATAACATTTATACTGATTTCTGTTAATCAAAATAATCTACTGCTCTACATTTGCACATAAATTGATTCTTTCACTGTAGAATTTCAGTGTAGAGAATTCAAACTAAATCCATGATTTATTATAACCtctaactagggcttctgattttcggttttaacagagaaatcgataaaaaaaaaaaaatgaaatcggtgtatagccaacAAACaccggaaaaaaaataaaacctactactacaaaaaaaaatccctccttcctgacttatatctgtcattgatttgttctgaatactttagacccaccccaactactgagtgaccgcacattcctacatttctactagagactccgcttgcgagatttaaaacaagattacaattaggaatggaggcttgttcgcaggatttaaagctatattacagttaagatatggaggacttaaaaacagaattgcaaattgcagcaaaatgtaaaaaatgcctacacacaaaaacccccgAAGAATATGCCAGTGACCGTAAAGATTTAGTTGTGgaacacagcaaaggaaagaaggtacaacttaagtgtgcaagtactgtcgagttactactatacatattttgaccaaAACAAACGCCAAAGCATTtgggaaagtaactgaaaacactaatttcatacagtatataaaaagcgaaatccccgaaaaaaacaaacaaaaaaaaaacgatttacataaaactcgaaaatagctcaaaataagcactgaaaaatgaaattaataaaagccgaaaaacagaagccctacatataacACCCATCTAAGCAAAGTGCCAATAATCATTGTACATATTTAAAACGTGATTAAATAAACAGATCAAAGCCATTATACAATTCAGAGGATG
This sequence is a window from Acipenser ruthenus chromosome 6, fAciRut3.2 maternal haplotype, whole genome shotgun sequence. Protein-coding genes within it:
- the cdk19 gene encoding cyclin-dependent kinase 19 yields the protein MDHDFKTKLAAERERVEDLFEYEGCKVGRGTYGHVYKAKRKDGNDEKEYALKQIEGTGISMSACREIALLRELKHPNVISLQKVFLSHSDRKVWLLFDYAEHDLWHIIKFHRSSKANKKPMQLPRGMVKSLLYQILDGIHYLHANWVLHRDLKPANILVMGEGLERGRVKIADMGFARLFNSPLKPLADLDPVVVTFWYRAPELLLGARHYTKAIDIWAIGCIFAELLTSEPIFHCRQEDIKTSNPFHHDQLDRIFSVMGFPADKDWEDIRKMPEYPTLQKDFRRTTYANSSLIKYMEKHKVKPDSKVFLLLQKLLTMDPTKRITSEQALQDPYFQEDPLPASDVFAGCQIPYPKREFLNEDEPEEKVDKNQQQQTAPVQAQQQSSTQTNGTAGAGGGTAGTELQHSQDQVPPNKKPRLGPSGTSTGTGVMQSEYQHSSSRLGYQSNVQGSSQSQSTMGYSSSSQQSSQYSHQSHRY